The Plectropomus leopardus isolate mb chromosome 2, YSFRI_Pleo_2.0, whole genome shotgun sequence genome has a window encoding:
- the LOC121949576 gene encoding UDP-glucuronosyltransferase 2A2-like, with product MIQLILVTAAALLCSLPSADGGKVLVVPVDGSHWVNMKVFIHELHSRGHSVTVLRPKYSWYIEAESHLYQSINLGDVTEFDPNIMSYFTTRMLQLRRDVHTSVWAYYKAWEEVMTMLHGAHKLVVDDMQEVFEDAKLMQFFQEAKYDVVLTDPCFGGGVLLAHRLGLPLVFNVRWTIIEEGHRTVAPSPLSYVPIAGTELTDKMTFWQRVKNVFFDLMGQYNKWTIKKLYYTPFIQRHFGPDVDLDELVQAADIWLMRTDFTFEFPRPTMPNIVYVGGFQCKPSKLLPQHLEDFVQSSAEHGVIVMSLGTVVGTLSEDIAEDIAAAFAQLPQKVIWRHTGKRPSTLGNNTLLLDWLPQNDLLGHPKTKLFVAHGGTNGVQEAIYHGVPIVGIPLMFDQDDNLFRMRVKGIAKVLDIGTLNKDNFLEALKAVLYEPSYRETMQELSRLHRDQLMKPLDQAMFWIEFVMRHKGAAHLKTKSYKMSWIQYHSIDVIVLLLVSVMVMLMICVLTVKCLCHKVFGGMKKKVE from the coding sequence ATGATCCAGCTGATACTGGTGACAGCTGCTGCACTCCTCTGCTCTCTTCCAAGTGCTGATGGAGGGAAAGTCCTGGTGGTCCCTGTGGATGGAAGCCACTGGGTCAACATGAAGGTCTTCATCCACGAACTGCACTCCAGAGGTCACAGCGTCACAGTGCTCCGGCCCAAATACAGTTGGTACATCGAGGCAGAGTCCCATCTCTACCAGTCAATCAACCTTGGTGATGTGACTGAATTTGATCCCAACATCATGAGTTATTTCACGACAAGAATGCTGCAGCTCCGGCGTGACGTCCACACTTCAGTTTGGGCGTATTATAAAGCCTGGGAGGAGGTGATGACAATGCTCCATGGGGCTCACAAATTGGTGGTTGATGACATGCAGGAGGTATTTGAGGATGCTAAACTGATGCAGTTCTTCCAAGAGGCCAAGTATGATGTAGTTCTGACTGATCCCTGCTTCGGTGGAGGGGTTCTTCTGGCTCATCGCTTGGGTCTGCCTCTGGTCTTCAATGTACGATGGACAATCATTGAAGAGGGACATCGCACAGTTGCCCCCTCACCGCTCTCGTATGTTCCCATAGCAGGCACTGAACTGACTGATAAGATGACTTTTTGGCAAagggtgaaaaatgttttttttgacttAATGGGACAATACAACAAGTGGACGATTAAAAAGCTGTACTACACACCATTTATCCAGCGTCACTTTGGTCCTGACGTTGACTTGGATGAGCTCGTTCAGGCGGCAGATATTTGGTTGATGAGAACTGACTTCACCTTTGAGTTCCCTCGTCCCACCATGCCCAACATTGTATACGTGGGCGGATTTCAGTGTAAACCCTCCAAGCTGCTTCCCCAACACCTTGAAGATTTTGTCCAGAGCTCTGCAGAGCATGGAGTCATCGTGATGAGCTTGGGGACTGTGGTGGGGACTCTTTCTGAAGATATAGCAGAAGATATAGCCGCTGCATTTGCCCAGTTACCTCAGAAGGTTATCTGGAGGCACACGGGGAAGAGACCGTCCACATTGGGCAACAACACCTTGCTGCTGGACTGGCTGCCCCAAAATGACCTCTTAGGACACCCAAAAACTAAACTGTTTGTGGCCCACGGAGGCACCAACGGAGTTCAAGAGGCAATCTACCACGGTGTTCCCATCGTGGGCATTCCTCTGATGTTTGACCAGGATGATAACCTGTTTAGGATGAGAGTGAAGGGCATCGCTAAAGTGCTGGACATTGGCACGCTGAACAAAGACAACTTCCTGGAGGCGCTAAAGGCAGTGCTTTATGAGCCGTCCTACAGGGAGACCATGCAGGAGCTCTCCAGGCTGCACAGGGACCAGCTCATGAAGCCTCTGGACCAAGCCATGTTCTGGATCGAGTTTGTCATGAGACACAAGGGAGCTGCTCATCTAAAAACCAAGTCCTACAAAATGTCCTGGATTCAATACCATTCTATTGATGTGATTGTACTGCTGCTAGTGTCGGTCATGGTGATGTTAATGATTTGCGTTTTAacagtgaaatgtttgtgtcataAAGTGTTCGGTGGGATGAAAAAGAAAGTGGAATAA